In the genome of Bradyrhizobium sp. CIAT3101, one region contains:
- a CDS encoding ABC transporter substrate-binding protein, whose protein sequence is MKRLFVAAALFGAMSVSALGTKAWAIELPPEIAKRGSLKVALVPNYPPMEFRDPATNALSGFDIDLGEALGRKLGVKIEWTETSFAEFMPSISTGRVDAILSGFTDYASRHDIASFVDYLRSGPKFFVQQSRASEFKDMAALCGKKVGASRRTMFPAEIDKWSQKNCGSNPIQFVGTDGSADARTQLRQGRIDAAVQGNETLPYVMDLEPGTYAPVGDPFATQFTGIALPVKEKALQQAMLEAVDALIADGTYKTLLAKWKLTDNALEKATINAGQ, encoded by the coding sequence ATGAAAAGACTTTTTGTTGCGGCGGCGCTTTTCGGTGCCATGAGCGTCTCGGCGCTTGGTACTAAGGCTTGGGCGATCGAGCTGCCGCCTGAAATCGCCAAGCGCGGCAGCCTCAAGGTGGCGCTGGTGCCGAACTATCCGCCGATGGAGTTCCGCGATCCCGCGACCAACGCGCTGTCGGGCTTCGACATCGATCTCGGCGAGGCGCTCGGGCGCAAGCTCGGCGTCAAGATCGAATGGACCGAAACCAGCTTTGCCGAGTTCATGCCGTCGATTTCGACGGGTCGGGTGGACGCCATCCTGTCCGGCTTCACCGACTATGCGAGCCGGCACGACATTGCCTCCTTCGTCGACTATTTGCGTAGCGGCCCAAAATTCTTCGTGCAGCAGTCCCGTGCGTCCGAGTTCAAGGACATGGCTGCACTGTGCGGAAAGAAGGTCGGCGCCAGCCGCCGGACCATGTTTCCGGCCGAGATCGACAAGTGGAGCCAGAAGAACTGCGGCAGCAACCCGATCCAGTTCGTCGGCACGGATGGCTCGGCAGATGCGCGCACGCAGCTCAGGCAGGGCCGCATCGACGCCGCCGTGCAGGGCAACGAGACGCTGCCCTATGTGATGGATCTCGAGCCGGGCACCTATGCCCCGGTCGGCGATCCCTTCGCAACGCAGTTCACCGGCATTGCGCTGCCGGTCAAGGAAAAGGCACTTCAGCAGGCAATGCTGGAGGCGGTCGACGCGCTGATCGCCGACGGCACCTACAAGACCCTGCTTGCCAAGTGGAAACTGACAGACAACGCACTCGAAAAGGCGACCATCAATGCTGGACAGTAA
- a CDS encoding polysaccharide deacetylase, with protein sequence MLDSKALQSIPLTPANTADPAPEYPWPKPYTSAMFLSFDVDAESAWTSKDAVHAQRLITMSYGGYEARVGTPKLLELLDQLDLKATFFVTGWSVDAHPAMAESILKAGHEIGHHGYHHLLPDPGDPWIEEELERGFEALKRRLGVKPTGYRAPYGEFTEELRAALVRHGIVYTSSFRDDVRPYRHRLADGKPGTIELPVTASYDDWMHGLSARFSPRSIFPKEHVLSIWKDELDETRDWGAMVTTVLHPQCSGRPMRLRLLREFLTYAKSCPDVWITTGEKIAENFLRHEAANR encoded by the coding sequence ATGCTGGACAGTAAGGCCCTCCAGAGCATTCCGCTCACCCCAGCCAACACCGCGGATCCCGCACCGGAATATCCCTGGCCGAAGCCGTACACATCGGCGATGTTCCTGTCCTTCGACGTCGACGCGGAAAGCGCGTGGACCAGCAAGGACGCCGTGCACGCCCAGCGGCTCATCACCATGAGCTATGGCGGCTACGAGGCGCGCGTCGGCACGCCAAAGCTGCTGGAGCTGCTCGATCAGCTCGATCTCAAGGCGACGTTCTTCGTCACGGGCTGGTCGGTCGATGCGCATCCGGCGATGGCGGAGTCGATCCTCAAGGCCGGCCACGAGATCGGCCATCACGGCTATCATCATCTCCTGCCGGATCCCGGCGATCCCTGGATCGAGGAGGAGCTGGAGCGCGGCTTCGAAGCGCTGAAGCGTCGGCTCGGCGTCAAGCCGACCGGCTATCGGGCGCCATACGGCGAATTCACCGAGGAGCTGCGCGCAGCACTCGTGCGTCACGGCATCGTCTACACGTCCTCGTTCCGCGACGACGTGCGGCCCTATCGGCATCGCCTCGCCGACGGCAAGCCCGGTACGATCGAGCTGCCGGTGACGGCGAGCTATGATGACTGGATGCATGGTCTGTCGGCGCGCTTCAGCCCGCGCTCGATCTTCCCCAAGGAGCACGTGCTCTCGATCTGGAAGGACGAGCTCGACGAAACCAGGGACTGGGGTGCGATGGTGACGACCGTGCTGCATCCGCAATGCAGCGGCCGTCCGATGCGGCTGCGCCTGCTGCGCGAGTTCCTGACCTACGCAAAATCGTGCCCGGACGTCTGGATCACCACCGGCGAGAAGATCGCTGAGAACTTCCTGCGCCACGAGGCCGCCAACCGTTGA
- a CDS encoding aspartate/glutamate racemase family protein produces MTRRRILVINPNSSASVTAAIDEAVAPLRIAGGPDIEVVGLAEGPPSISSQRDSDSVVMPLVNRVTRDDADAFVLACFSDPGLHAVREAAGGRPVLGIAECGIFRALMLGERYGVIALSPSSIRRQQRMARVMGVDSRYAGSWSVGASAAETAGADIRGRLIDAGRALVTHYRADVVVMGCAGMASHRAAIAEAIGVPVIEPAQQAVAAAIGAVLLNT; encoded by the coding sequence ATGACCCGTCGCCGCATCCTCGTCATCAACCCCAACTCGTCGGCGTCGGTCACGGCGGCGATCGACGAGGCGGTGGCGCCGCTGCGCATCGCCGGCGGGCCCGACATCGAGGTCGTCGGGCTTGCCGAGGGACCGCCAAGCATCAGCTCGCAGCGCGATTCTGACAGCGTCGTGATGCCGCTGGTCAACCGCGTCACGCGCGACGATGCGGATGCCTTCGTGCTCGCCTGCTTCAGCGATCCCGGCCTGCATGCGGTGCGCGAGGCGGCCGGCGGCCGTCCGGTGCTGGGCATCGCCGAATGCGGGATCTTTCGAGCGCTGATGCTGGGCGAACGTTATGGCGTCATTGCGCTGTCGCCATCGAGCATCCGCCGCCAGCAGCGCATGGCGCGGGTGATGGGCGTCGACAGCCGCTATGCCGGAAGCTGGTCGGTCGGTGCAAGCGCGGCGGAAACCGCAGGCGCGGATATCCGCGGCCGGTTGATCGACGCTGGTCGTGCGCTGGTCACGCACTATCGCGCCGATGTCGTGGTGATGGGCTGCGCCGGCATGGCCTCGCATCGCGCGGCGATTGCGGAAGCGATCGGCGTGCCCGTGATCGAACCGGCGCAGCAGGCGGTCGCGGCTGCGATCGGCGCGGTGTTGTTGAATACGTAA
- a CDS encoding ABC transporter substrate-binding protein, producing MPISRRSLLKAAAAVPALSLPGIVRAESQSTLRFIPVIDLAFVDPIYSTAQVSRNHGFMVYDTLYGMSSSLQVSPQMLSGHAISGDQLQWDLSLRDGLFWHDGERVLARDCVASIRRWAARDGFGGELMEATAELSAADDRTIRFRLKRPFPLLPQALGKAAINPCFMMPERLASQDPFKPLTDVIGSGPFRYLADERVQGARNAYAKFERYQSRTDGKPDWTAGPKIVHYDRVVWTTTPDAGTGVAALQTGEQDWQETTPHDLLPIIKAAGDIETRILDPRGYACMLRLNHLQPPFDNPAVRRALLGAIDQSAFMTAVAGTDPAFQVSPIGFFAPDTPMASDVGLDVFRGPRNYDKVRADLKAAGYNGEKIVVLVPTNSLAQKPLGEIAVDSLRKAGMNVEYAGLDFAVVLQRQLKKDPIGQGGWSAAVGNWQGIDWLNPAGNTNIRGEGKVAGWYASEKMGPLRSQWLAASELAEQRRICREIQAVAFDEIPYIPIGLYKQPTAYRKDITGILDGTAVFWNVRPA from the coding sequence ATGCCCATCTCTCGCCGTTCGCTCCTCAAGGCCGCCGCAGCCGTGCCGGCGCTTTCGTTGCCGGGCATCGTCCGTGCCGAATCCCAGAGCACGCTGCGCTTCATTCCCGTGATCGATCTCGCCTTTGTCGATCCGATCTACTCGACCGCGCAGGTGTCGCGAAACCATGGCTTCATGGTCTACGACACGCTCTATGGCATGAGCTCCTCGCTCCAGGTCTCGCCGCAGATGCTGTCGGGCCATGCGATCTCGGGCGACCAGCTGCAGTGGGACCTCAGCTTGCGTGACGGCTTGTTCTGGCACGACGGCGAGCGCGTGCTTGCCCGCGATTGCGTCGCCAGCATTCGCCGCTGGGCGGCGCGCGACGGTTTTGGCGGCGAGCTGATGGAGGCGACTGCCGAATTGTCGGCGGCGGACGATCGCACCATCCGCTTTCGCCTCAAGCGTCCGTTTCCGCTGCTGCCGCAGGCGCTGGGCAAGGCCGCGATCAATCCCTGCTTCATGATGCCGGAGCGGCTGGCGAGCCAGGACCCGTTCAAGCCGTTGACCGACGTCATCGGCAGCGGTCCGTTCCGTTATCTCGCCGACGAGCGCGTGCAGGGCGCCCGCAACGCCTACGCCAAATTCGAGCGCTATCAGTCGCGCACCGACGGCAAGCCGGATTGGACGGCGGGTCCCAAGATCGTGCATTACGACCGCGTGGTCTGGACCACCACGCCCGATGCCGGCACCGGTGTTGCCGCGCTCCAGACCGGCGAGCAGGACTGGCAGGAGACCACGCCGCACGATCTGCTGCCGATCATCAAGGCCGCGGGCGACATCGAGACGCGCATCCTCGATCCCAGAGGCTACGCCTGCATGCTGCGCCTCAATCATTTGCAGCCGCCGTTCGATAATCCGGCCGTCCGCCGTGCCTTGCTCGGCGCCATCGACCAGTCCGCCTTCATGACGGCCGTCGCCGGCACCGATCCGGCGTTCCAGGTCTCGCCGATCGGCTTCTTCGCACCTGATACGCCGATGGCGAGCGACGTTGGCCTCGACGTGTTCCGCGGCCCGCGCAACTACGACAAGGTCAGGGCCGACCTGAAGGCCGCCGGCTACAATGGCGAGAAGATCGTGGTACTGGTCCCCACCAACTCGCTGGCACAGAAGCCGCTCGGCGAGATCGCGGTCGATAGTTTGCGCAAGGCCGGCATGAATGTCGAATATGCCGGGCTCGACTTCGCCGTCGTCTTGCAGCGCCAGTTGAAGAAGGATCCGATCGGGCAGGGCGGCTGGAGCGCGGCGGTCGGTAACTGGCAGGGCATCGACTGGCTCAACCCGGCCGGCAACACCAACATCCGCGGCGAAGGCAAGGTCGCCGGCTGGTATGCGAGCGAGAAGATGGGACCCTTGCGCAGCCAGTGGCTGGCGGCGTCCGAGCTCGCGGAGCAGCGGCGCATCTGCCGCGAGATCCAGGCAGTCGCCTTCGACGAAATCCCCTATATTCCGATCGGCCTGTACAAGCAGCCGACCGCCTATCGCAAAGACATCACCGGCATTCTCGACGGCACCGCCGTCTTCTGGAACGTACGCCCCGCATGA
- a CDS encoding amidohydrolase family protein, which yields MSTTAIFGSYVLSRKDGAQGVLRDHWVLIEGKKIAAITRDRPSADHVYDRPGRFVLPGLLNLHNHCFSEAVARSHSEDGNGRKNNQSIVYTVLLPLTKRGAEILSAEERLAVARLGILQLLKGGATTVMEPFRNSIPEMFDAAEEMGIRFYGAPYLFSTSDAKAGADGVVRYSGDDGAADMATWDALYQRWNDRGDGRISLAMSPHATDTCGPDLLKACATRARELGVPITTHMAQSRAEVETIGKRYGGRTPAEYLDWLGLLAPDLMAAHCMFSSDDDLKLMAARGMTVLNCPRVFARAGVTAAFSRFAEHGVRTVVGTDGYNMDLLGELNAASLISKVTSQRADVANSPELIEANTAVAADVIKRPDLGRIEPGATADLTVVDLTHPHLQPLFDPRRALIALANRANIDQVMVDGRMLVDAGRYLGADEAAITAAGTAAIGKIWDLPEAQAAFNG from the coding sequence ATGAGCACCACGGCAATTTTCGGCAGCTATGTGCTGTCACGCAAGGACGGCGCGCAGGGTGTGCTGCGCGACCATTGGGTCCTGATCGAAGGCAAAAAGATTGCCGCGATCACACGTGACAGGCCGAGCGCGGATCACGTCTACGACCGTCCCGGCCGCTTCGTCCTGCCGGGCCTGCTCAATCTGCACAACCACTGCTTCTCCGAAGCCGTGGCGCGCAGCCATAGCGAGGACGGCAACGGCCGCAAGAACAACCAGAGCATCGTCTATACGGTGCTGCTGCCACTGACCAAGCGCGGCGCCGAGATTCTATCGGCCGAGGAGCGACTGGCGGTCGCGCGGCTCGGTATCCTCCAGCTCCTCAAGGGCGGCGCCACCACGGTGATGGAGCCGTTCCGCAATTCGATCCCCGAGATGTTCGACGCCGCGGAGGAGATGGGCATTCGCTTCTACGGCGCGCCGTATCTGTTTTCTACGTCCGACGCGAAAGCAGGTGCCGACGGCGTAGTCCGCTATTCCGGTGACGACGGCGCTGCCGACATGGCGACATGGGATGCGCTCTATCAGCGCTGGAACGATCGCGGCGACGGCCGCATCAGCCTCGCCATGAGCCCGCACGCCACCGACACCTGCGGCCCCGATCTGCTGAAGGCCTGCGCCACGCGGGCGCGCGAGCTCGGGGTTCCCATCACGACGCACATGGCGCAGAGCCGCGCCGAGGTCGAGACCATCGGCAAGCGCTATGGCGGCCGCACGCCGGCGGAATATCTGGACTGGCTCGGCCTGCTCGCGCCCGATCTGATGGCGGCGCACTGCATGTTCAGCAGCGACGATGATCTGAAGCTGATGGCCGCGCGCGGCATGACTGTCCTCAATTGCCCGCGCGTCTTCGCGCGCGCCGGCGTGACCGCGGCGTTCAGCCGCTTCGCGGAGCACGGCGTGCGCACCGTGGTCGGCACCGACGGCTACAACATGGACCTGCTCGGCGAGCTCAATGCGGCGTCGCTGATCTCAAAGGTGACCTCGCAGCGCGCCGATGTCGCGAACTCGCCGGAACTGATCGAGGCGAATACGGCGGTGGCCGCCGACGTCATCAAGCGACCGGACCTCGGCCGCATCGAGCCAGGCGCCACCGCCGATCTCACCGTCGTCGATCTCACCCATCCGCATCTTCAGCCGCTGTTCGATCCGCGCCGCGCACTGATCGCGCTCGCCAACCGCGCCAACATCGATCAGGTCATGGTCGACGGCCGCATGCTGGTCGATGCGGGCCGCTATCTCGGCGCTGATGAGGCCGCGATCACGGCGGCGGGCACCGCCGCGATCGGCAAGATCTGGGACTTGCCGGAGGCGCAGGCGGCATTCAACGGCTAG
- a CDS encoding LysR substrate-binding domain-containing protein has protein sequence MARINSRQVEAFRATMLTGSVTEAAALMTVTQPAVSRLLRDLQALLKMELFERRGTGLVPTAAAMALYTEVERSFVGLERITAAAEEIRGRRTGSLRIAALPALSNGYLPRLTGHFLKERPNLNLAFFGVISPIVVDWVLNNQCDVGFAEVPIAHSGLPTMKLPAPARVAVLPTGHRLAEKEVLEPRDFEGETFISLSAGSSSRHLVDQLFHRHDVRRVLRVETALSEIMCGMVSSGLGVAICDPFTAQEFSTRGVVVRRFLPRIDFEFSAVFPAQRSPSPVALDLVETMRKSLVDFEG, from the coding sequence ATGGCGCGGATCAATTCGCGGCAGGTGGAGGCCTTCCGGGCAACGATGCTGACCGGCAGCGTCACCGAGGCGGCGGCGCTGATGACGGTGACGCAACCGGCGGTCAGCCGCTTGCTGCGCGACCTCCAGGCGCTGCTGAAAATGGAGCTGTTCGAGCGGCGCGGCACCGGCCTGGTGCCGACCGCCGCAGCAATGGCGCTCTATACCGAGGTGGAGCGGTCCTTCGTCGGCCTCGAACGCATCACCGCCGCAGCCGAGGAAATCCGCGGCCGCCGCACCGGCTCGCTGCGGATTGCAGCACTGCCGGCGCTGTCGAACGGTTATCTGCCGCGGCTGACGGGTCACTTCCTGAAGGAACGGCCAAATCTCAACCTTGCGTTCTTCGGCGTGATCTCGCCGATCGTGGTCGACTGGGTGCTGAACAACCAATGCGACGTCGGCTTTGCCGAGGTGCCGATCGCGCATTCCGGCCTGCCAACCATGAAATTGCCCGCGCCGGCCCGCGTCGCGGTGCTGCCGACGGGTCACCGCCTCGCGGAGAAGGAAGTCCTGGAGCCGCGCGACTTCGAAGGCGAGACGTTCATCTCGCTGTCCGCGGGATCGTCGAGCCGGCATCTCGTCGACCAGCTCTTCCACCGCCACGATGTTCGCCGCGTGCTGCGCGTGGAGACCGCGCTATCCGAGATCATGTGCGGCATGGTGTCGTCGGGGCTCGGGGTTGCGATCTGCGATCCCTTCACGGCGCAGGAGTTCTCCACCCGGGGCGTCGTGGTGCGTCGCTTCCTGCCGCGCATCGATTTTGAGTTCTCCGCGGTCTTTCCTGCCCAGCGCAGCCCTTCTCCGGTCGCGCTCGATCTGGTCGAGACCATGCGCAAATCGCTCGTCGACTTCGAGGGCTAG